A region of Elusimicrobiota bacterium DNA encodes the following proteins:
- a CDS encoding ABC transporter substrate-binding protein, which produces MFYGIVKGGVLPAGWRVKHVLKDIQSLNADARNGIHQVTAISAAAFPSVARKYWVLSVGASVGRGYGPVLVCRPDRRKALAGKDWSKLRIATPGPETTALLLLRLARPAGFVSVDTRFDKVPQAVLRGQVDAGLVIHESQITFARQGLVKVLDLGRWWRSRTGLPIPLGLDVVRKDVGLPDARALAGLLAQSIRYAYRHKAEAVRYALRYGRGVDPAVGERFVKMYVNRDTLDLGAEGERALRTLYRLAWARRLIRKNPDFKVVRPTAS; this is translated from the coding sequence ATGTTTTATGGGATCGTGAAAGGCGGGGTGCTTCCGGCGGGATGGCGCGTGAAGCATGTGTTGAAAGATATCCAATCGTTGAACGCCGACGCCCGGAACGGGATTCACCAGGTGACCGCCATTTCCGCCGCGGCGTTCCCCTCGGTGGCGCGGAAATACTGGGTGCTTTCCGTGGGGGCCTCCGTGGGGCGGGGGTACGGGCCCGTGCTGGTGTGCCGTCCCGACCGCCGGAAAGCGTTGGCGGGGAAGGATTGGTCCAAGCTCCGGATCGCGACCCCGGGCCCCGAAACCACGGCCCTTCTCTTGCTTCGCCTCGCCCGGCCAGCGGGGTTTGTTTCGGTGGATACCCGCTTTGACAAGGTTCCCCAGGCCGTTCTCCGCGGACAGGTGGACGCCGGACTTGTGATCCACGAGAGCCAGATTACCTTCGCCCGTCAAGGGCTGGTGAAGGTGTTGGACCTCGGCCGGTGGTGGCGGTCCCGGACGGGGCTCCCCATCCCGCTGGGGCTGGATGTGGTGCGGAAAGATGTGGGCCTTCCCGACGCGCGCGCGCTGGCGGGACTGTTGGCCCAAAGCATTCGTTACGCCTACCGCCACAAGGCGGAGGCCGTGCGCTACGCGCTCCGTTACGGCCGCGGGGTGGACCCCGCCGTGGGGGAGCGTTTCGTCAAAATGTACGTCAACCGCGACACGCTGGACCTGGGCGCGGAGGGGGAGCGGGCGCTTCGCACTCTCTACCGGTTGGCCTGGGCCCGGCGATTGATCCGGAAAAACCCGGACTTCAAAGTCGTTCGTCCCACCGCTTCCTGA
- a CDS encoding Rieske (2Fe-2S) protein has translation MAGWVRAGVVADFPAGQGRAVSVDGRDVAVFNVDGQFYAMDNVCPHRGAPLSDGRLEGGVVTCPWHGWEFDVRTGGLRMDPSRCSKTFSLERRGDELFVSLEGAV, from the coding sequence GTGGCGGGGTGGGTGAGGGCCGGGGTGGTGGCGGATTTTCCGGCGGGGCAGGGGCGGGCTGTTTCCGTGGACGGACGGGACGTGGCCGTGTTCAACGTCGACGGCCAATTTTACGCCATGGACAACGTCTGCCCCCACCGGGGAGCGCCCTTGTCGGACGGGCGTTTGGAGGGGGGGGTCGTTACCTGTCCGTGGCATGGATGGGAATTTGACGTTCGAACGGGGGGGCTTCGGATGGATCCGTCCCGCTGTTCAAAAACCTTTTCGCTGGAACGGCGGGGCGACGAACTCTTTGTGTCTTTAGAGGGGGCGGTTTGA
- a CDS encoding type 1 glutamine amidotransferase: protein MKLTGRVVAILLEKDYQDLEVWYPALRLKEEGATVVFLGTGAKEYKGKFGYPAMADQWIDQVKAKDFDAVLVPGGWAPDFLRRYETVLDFVREIHRAGKPVAAICHAGWVLASAGILKGKTVTSFSAIKDDVVNAGGRWVDQEVAVDGNLITARKPDDLPAFCRELIAQLERIPAPRG, encoded by the coding sequence ATGAAACTGACCGGACGTGTCGTCGCGATTTTATTGGAAAAGGACTATCAGGATTTGGAGGTGTGGTACCCGGCTCTGCGGCTGAAGGAAGAGGGGGCCACGGTGGTGTTTCTGGGAACGGGGGCCAAGGAATACAAGGGAAAATTCGGCTATCCGGCCATGGCTGACCAATGGATCGACCAGGTGAAAGCCAAGGATTTTGACGCCGTTTTGGTTCCCGGGGGGTGGGCGCCGGATTTCTTGCGGCGCTATGAGACGGTGTTGGATTTCGTTCGGGAAATCCACCGGGCCGGAAAGCCGGTGGCCGCGATCTGTCACGCCGGGTGGGTGTTGGCATCGGCGGGGATTTTAAAGGGAAAAACCGTCACCTCGTTTTCCGCCATCAAGGACGATGTCGTGAATGCCGGGGGCCGCTGGGTGGACCAGGAAGTGGCGGTCGATGGAAACCTGATCACGGCCCGCAAGCCGGACGATCTTCCGGCTTTCTGCCGGGAGCTCATCGCGCAGTTGGAGCGGATTCCCGCTCCCAGGGGGTAG
- a CDS encoding leucyl aminopeptidase yields the protein MIFHLSDKIRKDRWLVLPVFAEGETLRRAGGDVPDRVLAYAREEGFSGKPGALWTVRPSDGRPALRVLLVGLGKREEADAQVLRRAAATVARKAAEARWERIQMVPPAGALPGAAPPALQALTEGLLLGAYRHDGFKSEKAPGTPLREVAFIVSDPAAPVGRRALETGRIFAEAVNFSRDLINRPPSDKAPMVLAGLARKLAGRRVSVRVYGGKALSRLGANALLGVGRGSAHPPALVHLVYRPTGKPTGSVTFVGKGVTFDSGGLSLKPADGMMTMKYDMAGAATVFALFKALPDLAPRLEVHGVAAIAENMPGPDAYKPGDVLTAMNGKTIEILNTDAEGRVILADALSFAQRLKTDAVIDVATLTGAAAVALGKAYAALMTNRPALEQALRDAGAEAGEKLWPLPLEKSYLEHIQSQVADWKNIGNPGEAGTIIGGLFLQQFAGDGPWAHIDMAAVGWNGTGTPLSPPGATGALVRTFLTFLLRAKKGIL from the coding sequence ATGATATTTCATCTCTCTGATAAAATTCGAAAGGACCGCTGGTTGGTCTTGCCGGTGTTCGCGGAGGGGGAGACTCTCCGCCGGGCCGGGGGCGACGTCCCCGATCGGGTTTTGGCTTACGCCCGGGAAGAGGGGTTTTCGGGGAAACCGGGGGCCTTATGGACGGTTCGTCCTTCGGACGGTCGGCCGGCGCTTCGAGTCCTTTTGGTGGGTTTGGGAAAACGGGAGGAGGCGGACGCTCAGGTTCTTCGCCGCGCCGCCGCGACGGTGGCGCGAAAGGCGGCGGAGGCCCGTTGGGAGCGAATCCAAATGGTTCCGCCGGCCGGCGCTCTGCCGGGGGCGGCCCCTCCCGCCCTACAGGCCTTGACGGAAGGCCTGCTCCTGGGGGCTTACCGCCACGATGGGTTCAAAAGTGAAAAAGCGCCGGGGACTCCCCTCCGGGAGGTCGCCTTCATCGTTTCAGATCCGGCGGCGCCGGTCGGGCGGCGGGCTTTGGAGACGGGACGAATTTTCGCGGAAGCGGTGAATTTTTCCCGCGACCTCATCAACCGTCCGCCCAGCGACAAAGCGCCCATGGTTTTAGCGGGCCTCGCGCGGAAACTGGCGGGACGGCGCGTGTCGGTTCGGGTTTATGGGGGGAAGGCCCTGTCTCGGTTGGGCGCCAACGCTCTCTTGGGCGTTGGGCGCGGGAGCGCGCACCCGCCGGCGCTGGTCCATTTGGTTTATCGTCCGACGGGCAAGCCGACGGGTTCGGTGACGTTTGTGGGCAAGGGCGTCACCTTCGATTCGGGGGGGTTGTCGCTAAAACCCGCGGACGGCATGATGACCATGAAATACGATATGGCCGGGGCGGCCACGGTTTTCGCTCTCTTTAAAGCCCTTCCGGATCTCGCCCCTCGGTTGGAGGTCCATGGGGTGGCCGCCATCGCCGAGAACATGCCGGGTCCGGACGCCTATAAGCCGGGGGACGTCCTCACCGCCATGAACGGAAAAACCATCGAGATTTTGAACACCGACGCCGAAGGGCGCGTGATTTTGGCCGACGCGCTCTCCTTCGCCCAACGCTTAAAGACCGACGCCGTGATCGATGTGGCCACCTTGACCGGCGCGGCCGCCGTGGCCCTGGGAAAAGCCTACGCGGCCCTCATGACCAACCGGCCCGCTCTGGAACAGGCCCTGCGGGACGCGGGGGCGGAGGCGGGGGAAAAACTTTGGCCCCTTCCGCTTGAAAAAAGCTACCTGGAACACATTCAAAGCCAGGTGGCCGATTGGAAGAACATCGGCAACCCCGGCGAGGCCGGGACCATCATCGGCGGTCTTTTCCTTCAGCAGTTCGCGGGCGACGGGCCCTGGGCCCACATCGACATGGCCGCCGTGGGCTGGAACGGGACCGGGACGCCGCTTTCGCCGCCCGGCGCCACGGGGGCGCTGGTGCGTACGTTTTTAACGTTCCTTCTCCGCGCCAAAAAGGGGATTCTATGA
- a CDS encoding sulfurtransferase TusA family protein — protein MASLALEKMGSGGRLDLWADDPATRQDLPAWCAEFGCRVLGIVEGKKGFRIRIQKIK, from the coding sequence ATGGCGTCTTTGGCCCTGGAGAAAATGGGGAGCGGCGGGCGCTTGGACCTTTGGGCCGACGACCCCGCCACGCGGCAGGATCTTCCGGCTTGGTGCGCGGAGTTCGGTTGCCGGGTTTTGGGCATCGTGGAGGGAAAAAAAGGTTTCCGCATTCGAATCCAAAAAATCAAATGA
- a CDS encoding TraR/DksA family transcriptional regulator yields the protein MKKKKPVRAAKPGPVKMKVKKQAGTQAYEKILNNMRTDIMRIVKGTQGGTLVPADVGDEADQATQSSERELLFELSDNERNSLDAVEAALRKIDTGVYGVCESCRKTIAAPRLKAIPHARYCIGCQARFDTPKA from the coding sequence ATGAAGAAGAAAAAACCGGTTCGAGCCGCCAAACCCGGCCCCGTTAAAATGAAAGTCAAGAAACAGGCCGGCACCCAGGCCTACGAGAAAATCCTCAATAACATGCGAACGGATATCATGCGTATCGTGAAAGGGACCCAGGGGGGAACCCTGGTGCCGGCCGACGTGGGCGATGAGGCCGATCAGGCGACCCAATCCTCCGAACGGGAACTTCTTTTTGAGCTGTCCGACAACGAACGCAACAGTTTGGACGCCGTGGAGGCCGCGCTTCGGAAAATAGACACCGGCGTCTACGGCGTTTGTGAGTCTTGCCGAAAAACCATCGCTGCTCCGCGCCTCAAGGCCATCCCCCACGCGCGGTATTGCATTGGCTGTCAGGCCCGGTTCGATACGCCAAAAGCCTGA
- a CDS encoding aminotransferase class I/II-fold pyridoxal phosphate-dependent enzyme, which yields MNHAKNRVVSFHTPGHKNGRGVDRRLRSFTGRNLYYMDVTVFPEVDSLHDPVGPIKKAQQLMAMAYGVEHSFFLVNGSSVGNMIMLMSSCRPGDSVIISRNAHKSTMAGVILSGVWPIWIQPKVDQNLDILFDSSPEQIEEALRLFPEAKAVFVTSPTYNGVAADLVKIKEICRARGKILLVDEAHGAHLKFHKDLPVSAVEAGADMCVQSTHKILSALSQGSVLHLQSDLVDVGRVRRVVSLLQTTSPNYVILASLDAARRQAVLEGERLLEKVIRNAESARKRINQMKNLFMFSRKDIVSRGYDLDVTKLTINVTRTGLSGHEIEDILAEKYKVQVDAADLFNMIAIMGIGSDKSDVDRLVDALGEIDEKYRGGAQNWVLQIPELTTEMVMNPRDVFLLHKAKRVPLSKAVGQISAQTLTPYPPGIPVLIPGERITKEIVNYLADLSDKDIRVVGQEGEALRTIKVVAVR from the coding sequence TTGAACCACGCGAAAAATCGCGTGGTGAGTTTCCACACGCCCGGGCACAAAAACGGGCGCGGGGTGGACCGTCGCCTGCGCTCCTTTACGGGGCGGAACCTCTACTACATGGACGTCACTGTTTTCCCCGAGGTCGACTCCCTCCATGATCCGGTGGGGCCGATTAAGAAGGCTCAGCAACTGATGGCCATGGCCTACGGGGTTGAACATTCCTTCTTTCTGGTGAACGGGTCCTCCGTCGGAAACATGATCATGCTGATGTCCTCCTGTCGGCCGGGCGATTCGGTGATCATCTCCCGGAACGCCCACAAATCCACCATGGCGGGGGTCATCCTGTCGGGGGTCTGGCCCATTTGGATCCAGCCCAAGGTGGACCAAAACCTCGACATCCTTTTCGATTCGAGCCCCGAGCAGATCGAGGAAGCGCTGAGGCTTTTCCCCGAGGCCAAGGCCGTGTTCGTGACCAGCCCCACCTACAACGGGGTGGCCGCGGACTTGGTGAAGATCAAAGAGATTTGCCGGGCCCGGGGAAAGATCCTCCTCGTCGACGAGGCCCACGGGGCCCATTTGAAGTTCCATAAAGATTTGCCGGTGTCCGCCGTGGAGGCGGGAGCGGACATGTGCGTGCAGTCGACGCACAAGATCCTCTCCGCGCTGTCCCAGGGATCGGTGTTGCATTTGCAGTCGGACCTGGTGGATGTGGGCCGGGTTCGGCGCGTGGTCTCGCTTCTTCAGACCACGAGCCCCAACTACGTCATCCTGGCCAGCCTCGACGCCGCCCGCCGCCAGGCGGTGTTGGAAGGGGAACGGCTTTTGGAAAAGGTCATCCGGAACGCCGAATCGGCCAGGAAGCGCATCAATCAGATGAAAAACCTTTTTATGTTTTCACGGAAAGACATCGTCTCTCGGGGTTACGACTTGGATGTGACCAAGTTGACCATCAACGTCACCCGCACCGGGCTATCCGGGCATGAGATCGAAGACATTTTGGCGGAAAAATACAAGGTGCAAGTGGACGCCGCCGATTTGTTCAACATGATCGCCATCATGGGGATCGGGTCCGACAAATCCGACGTGGACCGATTGGTGGACGCGCTGGGCGAAATTGACGAGAAATACCGGGGTGGGGCCCAGAATTGGGTGCTCCAAATCCCCGAGCTGACGACGGAAATGGTCATGAACCCCCGGGACGTTTTTCTTTTGCATAAAGCCAAACGAGTGCCGCTGTCCAAGGCGGTCGGGCAGATTTCGGCTCAGACCCTCACCCCTTATCCGCCAGGGATACCCGTCCTGATTCCGGGGGAACGAATCACCAAGGAAATTGTAAACTACCTCGCCGATCTGTCCGACAAAGACATCCGCGTCGTTGGGCAAGAGGGCGAAGCTCTCCGGACCATCAAAGTGGTGGCCGTTCGCTAA
- a CDS encoding TonB family protein, giving the protein MMSRHWDLVYGRPPVSLDAVLLGVAVALHLPLLLLQFQAPLRSAKSGSLYNIDVGEAFVKDILSRPAVLPRAIPDFIQAPPPISKLVPRLALPPVAIPPISGGPAGLKGLPATPPQIAGLGKTNLATGPVGTGSAPGAIPSIAGIPGGGKISLPGSVGEEPRGRIQNLNSRVQPISPNELEGIGGGVISAGNTPVVTIPEPSRPTLDLALLPEGHAKEGKISPGHVNYLESNPKSNPAILKGPGVGVVAPVVPRHGKEEPDSPSPVMEAHTFPTTAAGRKMEIFPIYGELKDRVVKYQELPEVPDAFKKKGEQNVVQFRFWVTRDGRVKENIELLKGSGSAGLDEIARTALLHWVFSSLPPEKGNLVQSGTIEFKFSFK; this is encoded by the coding sequence ATGATGTCGCGGCATTGGGACCTGGTTTACGGGCGGCCCCCTGTTTCTTTGGACGCTGTTCTCCTGGGCGTCGCGGTGGCGCTCCACCTCCCTCTGCTTCTGCTCCAATTTCAAGCGCCGCTCCGTTCGGCCAAATCGGGGTCTCTTTATAACATCGATGTCGGGGAGGCATTTGTTAAAGATATTCTCAGCCGTCCGGCGGTGCTTCCCCGGGCGATTCCCGACTTTATTCAAGCTCCTCCGCCGATCAGCAAATTGGTTCCGCGCCTCGCTTTACCCCCGGTCGCGATTCCGCCGATTTCTGGAGGTCCGGCGGGTTTGAAAGGTCTGCCCGCGACGCCCCCGCAGATTGCCGGGCTTGGTAAGACGAATCTTGCGACGGGACCCGTCGGGACGGGGTCGGCCCCCGGTGCCATCCCTTCCATTGCGGGGATTCCGGGCGGCGGTAAAATTTCCTTGCCCGGTTCCGTGGGGGAGGAGCCGCGGGGCCGCATCCAGAACCTCAATTCGAGGGTGCAACCGATCTCTCCCAACGAGCTGGAAGGGATTGGAGGCGGGGTGATTTCGGCGGGAAACACCCCCGTCGTCACGATCCCCGAACCTTCTCGGCCGACGCTCGATCTGGCGCTTCTCCCGGAAGGGCATGCCAAGGAGGGGAAAATCTCTCCCGGGCACGTTAACTATTTGGAGTCGAATCCTAAATCGAATCCGGCCATTCTGAAAGGTCCAGGCGTGGGCGTCGTCGCTCCTGTCGTCCCCCGGCATGGGAAAGAGGAACCGGACTCTCCTTCGCCCGTCATGGAGGCCCACACTTTTCCGACCACGGCGGCGGGGCGCAAGATGGAGATTTTTCCGATTTATGGCGAATTGAAGGACCGCGTGGTCAAATACCAGGAACTACCGGAGGTTCCCGACGCGTTTAAGAAAAAAGGGGAACAAAACGTTGTCCAATTCCGCTTTTGGGTCACGAGGGACGGGCGCGTGAAGGAAAACATTGAACTTCTGAAAGGTTCCGGATCGGCGGGGTTGGATGAAATCGCGCGGACCGCCCTGCTCCACTGGGTCTTTTCTTCGCTCCCGCCGGAAAAAGGCAACCTGGTCCAGAGCGGCACCATTGAATTTAAATTCTCTTTCAAATGA
- a CDS encoding biopolymer transporter ExbD produces the protein MMDVRRRITTDSAIGGVNIVPVIDLCLVLLVILLVISPLMDRSPVEVTLPRAHVLKEDEENHISISVNPDGRLAVNSQELDLKDLERAVRNELKVRGSGVYVIIRADENVQYGRLNELIKIAKDAGATHVALGTREIEGDESTLGAEGATP, from the coding sequence ATGATGGATGTGCGGCGACGGATCACCACCGATTCGGCCATTGGGGGCGTTAACATCGTTCCTGTGATCGACCTTTGCCTGGTCCTGCTGGTGATCCTCTTGGTCATCTCGCCCCTCATGGACCGGTCGCCCGTGGAGGTGACGCTCCCCCGCGCCCACGTCCTCAAAGAGGATGAGGAAAATCATATTTCAATTTCCGTGAACCCGGATGGACGGCTGGCCGTGAACTCCCAAGAGTTGGATCTGAAAGACCTTGAACGCGCGGTTCGCAACGAGTTGAAGGTTCGAGGCTCCGGCGTTTACGTGATCATCCGCGCGGACGAGAACGTTCAATACGGGCGCCTCAACGAACTGATCAAGATCGCCAAGGACGCGGGCGCCACCCACGTGGCTTTGGGCACGCGCGAGATCGAGGGCGACGAGTCGACCCTGGGAGCGGAGGGGGCTACGCCATGA
- a CDS encoding biopolymer transporter ExbD, translating to MNDPGMDGEMEETEKINVVPLADLTLVLLIILMVISPMISQSLIRVSTPQVKTGAGAAGPEAKKEEGPLRVDIRENGFLLNGEPFEFVESMLEDLKQRLLTNPERSVLVSADERVVVRQVVQVLDGAKLAGAKSLSLLGLKKKEQEKIK from the coding sequence ATGAATGATCCGGGAATGGATGGGGAGATGGAGGAGACGGAGAAGATCAACGTGGTTCCGCTGGCGGATTTGACGTTGGTTCTCCTGATCATCTTGATGGTCATCTCTCCCATGATCAGCCAGTCCTTGATCCGCGTGTCGACGCCCCAGGTGAAGACGGGGGCGGGGGCAGCGGGCCCCGAGGCGAAAAAAGAGGAAGGGCCCCTCCGGGTCGACATCCGGGAGAACGGGTTCTTGTTGAACGGCGAGCCTTTTGAGTTTGTGGAATCCATGCTCGAGGACTTGAAACAGCGATTGTTGACCAATCCGGAGCGGTCGGTTCTCGTGAGCGCCGACGAGCGTGTGGTGGTCCGGCAGGTGGTTCAAGTGTTGGATGGGGCGAAGCTGGCGGGCGCGAAAAGCCTCTCCTTGTTGGGCCTTAAGAAAAAGGAACAGGAGAAAATAAAATGA
- a CDS encoding MotA/TolQ/ExbB proton channel family protein, with protein METLSLFGILKISLVIPVLLLMSILMVAVFIERLLFFSRMGKIDPFLFKRIKDFLIAGKLKEAEVAASQGKGLIAESLEAVLVASHSRERSEMDHVLTLYFQRTQSMLSRRLGLFGTLSFISPLLGLLGTVLGVMTAFRNLAGAQSSGPGVVAAGISEALYATAAGIFVAVTAALIYNYFNFKLKHVLNSLNIFGQEIALIVTLGRDV; from the coding sequence ATGGAAACGTTGAGTCTGTTTGGGATTTTGAAAATCAGTTTGGTCATCCCGGTCCTTTTGCTTATGTCCATCCTGATGGTGGCGGTTTTTATCGAACGCCTGCTTTTTTTCTCCCGCATGGGAAAGATTGACCCCTTCCTTTTCAAACGCATCAAGGATTTCCTCATCGCCGGGAAACTGAAAGAAGCCGAAGTCGCCGCGTCCCAGGGGAAAGGGTTGATCGCGGAGTCTTTGGAAGCGGTTCTGGTGGCGTCCCACTCCCGGGAACGGAGCGAAATGGACCATGTGCTCACGCTTTATTTTCAACGAACCCAATCCATGCTGAGCCGCCGGCTGGGGTTGTTCGGAACCCTGAGTTTCATTTCGCCTCTCTTGGGCCTTCTGGGAACCGTGCTGGGCGTCATGACGGCTTTCCGAAATTTGGCGGGCGCTCAGAGCAGTGGGCCGGGGGTGGTGGCCGCGGGTATTTCCGAGGCGCTCTATGCGACGGCGGCGGGTATTTTTGTCGCTGTGACGGCGGCCCTTATTTACAACTATTTCAATTTCAAGCTCAAACACGTGCTGAACAGCCTCAATATCTTTGGGCAGGAAATCGCCCTCATCGTGACGCTGGGCCGGGACGTGTGA
- a CDS encoding tetratricopeptide repeat protein codes for MNEREDPELTPRTLLLQGYAFERLGQEPESFASYQLVAEHFSGTPYAAKAAELACMSFFRAGEYKSMTTQVNSLWRLVDPEIQKKFPETIYWMGHAAMKLRDYPQAQKQFKEFLSVASVDHPWVAEALRSQALAFAMDKSVKEALPVLQRAYQSAEERGQKNLMGKLTLDMANISFNARRFDDAISNYRRLGQIDPQNEQMPFALFQEALSLYRSEYYNEAVSAWERLSVQYPRDPRAAEALFRASRTRFEMGKYTEAIVGYQSLVRNFPNSPFVRDSRFQIGQCYFNSKDWPNAIKVYNDFQTRFPDDPERAQVDNYIQLASFNSGMTAAQLTALFQGKTKSPVLADIYWTEGAKQYNEKDYAAARENFQKILYEFPSSSWAAQASFYRAETLFFEEKYLEAVGAYDGFLQGFPDNANVPPARFHLGVSYFSLNNFERSAAVFDQYSKDFPADPLAKNAALNTAISYSRLGDVDKTNQAYINYAAAYPDADDLGAAFIQLGQFLEKVGQESRAIEAYKRVPAKRPEYAQSLYLLARLYKNLSEPAGEKLAYESLRTIPAKGDPYRIAGILALADLFVAANDAPKALAAYEDVKKNATDEASRALAQQQISAIRAILDAPPPTPAPETPKTPKGTTNKTN; via the coding sequence TTGAACGAGCGGGAAGATCCGGAACTAACGCCCCGCACGCTCCTGCTTCAGGGCTACGCCTTTGAACGGCTCGGGCAGGAACCCGAATCCTTTGCCTCTTATCAGTTGGTGGCCGAACATTTCTCGGGAACGCCCTACGCGGCCAAGGCGGCGGAGCTGGCTTGCATGAGTTTTTTCCGCGCGGGGGAGTACAAATCCATGACCACCCAGGTCAACAGTCTCTGGCGGCTGGTGGACCCTGAAATACAAAAGAAGTTCCCCGAAACCATTTATTGGATGGGGCACGCCGCCATGAAACTGAGGGACTATCCCCAAGCCCAGAAACAGTTTAAAGAATTTCTCTCGGTGGCTTCGGTGGACCATCCCTGGGTCGCGGAGGCCCTTCGCTCCCAGGCCCTGGCCTTCGCCATGGACAAGAGCGTGAAGGAGGCTTTGCCGGTGCTTCAACGGGCCTACCAGAGCGCCGAGGAGCGGGGCCAGAAAAACCTGATGGGCAAGCTGACCTTGGACATGGCCAACATTTCCTTTAACGCTCGGCGGTTCGATGACGCGATTTCCAACTACCGGCGGTTGGGGCAAATCGACCCACAAAATGAGCAGATGCCCTTCGCGCTGTTCCAAGAGGCCCTGAGCCTTTATCGGTCTGAATATTACAACGAAGCGGTCTCGGCGTGGGAAAGGCTTTCGGTTCAATACCCGCGGGATCCCCGCGCCGCGGAGGCCCTTTTCCGGGCCTCCCGCACGCGTTTTGAGATGGGCAAGTACACCGAGGCCATTGTCGGTTACCAATCCTTGGTGCGCAACTTTCCCAACTCCCCGTTCGTGCGGGATTCCCGGTTCCAAATCGGACAGTGTTACTTCAATTCCAAAGATTGGCCCAATGCCATCAAGGTTTATAACGATTTCCAGACGCGGTTCCCGGACGATCCCGAACGGGCCCAGGTCGATAACTACATCCAGCTGGCTTCTTTCAATTCGGGGATGACCGCCGCTCAGCTGACCGCCTTGTTCCAGGGGAAAACAAAAAGCCCTGTGCTGGCGGATATCTATTGGACGGAAGGAGCGAAACAATACAACGAAAAGGACTACGCCGCCGCCCGGGAGAATTTTCAGAAAATCCTCTACGAATTTCCCAGTTCTTCCTGGGCGGCGCAGGCCTCTTTTTATCGGGCCGAAACGCTGTTTTTTGAAGAGAAATATTTGGAGGCCGTGGGGGCCTACGACGGATTCCTTCAGGGATTTCCCGACAACGCCAACGTTCCTCCCGCCCGGTTCCATTTGGGCGTTTCCTATTTCAGTTTGAACAACTTTGAACGGAGCGCGGCGGTGTTCGACCAATACAGCAAGGACTTCCCGGCGGATCCGCTGGCGAAAAACGCGGCGTTGAACACGGCCATCTCCTACTCCCGGCTCGGCGATGTGGACAAGACCAACCAGGCCTATATCAACTACGCCGCGGCTTATCCGGATGCCGACGACCTCGGGGCGGCGTTTATTCAACTGGGCCAATTTTTGGAGAAAGTCGGCCAGGAATCCCGGGCCATCGAGGCCTACAAGCGCGTGCCTGCGAAACGGCCGGAATACGCCCAGTCCCTTTATCTGTTGGCTCGGCTTTATAAAAATCTTTCCGAACCCGCCGGCGAGAAGCTGGCCTACGAGTCTCTTCGCACCATTCCGGCCAAGGGCGACCCCTACCGCATCGCGGGGATCCTAGCCCTGGCGGACCTTTTCGTCGCCGCGAACGACGCCCCCAAGGCTTTGGCGGCCTATGAGGATGTGAAGAAGAATGCCACCGACGAGGCCAGCCGGGCCCTCGCTCAACAACAGATTTCAGCCATTCGCGCGATCTTGGACGCTCCGCCGCCGACGCCGGCGCCCGAAACGCCGAAGACCCCGAAAGGGACGACGAACAAAACGAATTAA